TTCTCCACCTTTATAAAGTATAATAGTCGGTAGACCTAGCACTTTTTGAGATATAGCTAGTCTTCTGTTTTCTACGATATTTAGTTTGCCAAATTTAATCTGCTCTCCATATTTTTCAGCTAACTCTGTTACTTGAGGCATAAGCTCCATGCATGGTTCACATTTTGGACTCCAATAGTCAACTAATACATAACCGTCTGCATTTAAAACTTCTTCTTCAAAATTCTTTTTATCAAATTCTAACATCTTTTCACCTCCTTTAAAATTTGCTTAAGCTTTCGCTTACTTTCTCTTTTGTAACATTGTCTTTTAAAGTTAAACTCGGATTGCCATCTTTAAAAATAATTAGTGATGGTATTTCCGAAATTTCATAACGGCGGGATATTCTCATATTTCTATAAGTGTCAATTTTTACTAGCTTGTATTTGTCTGTATCTATCTCTTTTTCAAGCTCAGCCATTAAATCTAAGCTTTCTTCATTTCCAGGGCTCCAGAAGTACACTACTACCGGTTTATCAGCCTCTAACACTTCTTCTTTAAACATTTCTTCTTCAGCAATATATTTTTCTGCAGAGGTAGCTGCGATAGCTCCATCAGCCGCAGCGGTAACTACCTGACGTAAAAACTTCTGTCTTACATCACCCACTGCATAAATTCCGTCTTTTGACGTTTCCATCATCTCATTAGTAATAATATAACCTCTATCATCAAGCTTAATCACGTCTTTTAAAAAGTCTGTTTTAGGAACAGTTCCTACATATATAAATACACCATTAGCTTCTAATTCGGAAATTTCCTTTGTTTTTAAGTTTTTAACACTTACTCCCTCAACTATTCCATCACCTTTTATTTCTTCTAGCACGCTGTTCCAAACAAATTCAATTTTAGGGTTTTTAAAAGCTCTTTCTGCAATTACAGGTGTAGCATCTAAAACACCTTCATCATGTATTACGATAACTGTGACCTTAGCTGCAAACTTCGTTAAAAAGAGAGCCTCTTCGATGGCAGAATCACCATTTCCTACTACTACTACATCTAAATCCTCAAAAAAGTCTGCATCACAAGTTGCACAATAAGAAACTCCTTTTCCTCTTAAAGCTCCTTCACCTTTAACCCCAAGGACTCTAGGCTCAGCACCTGTGGAAATCACAATAGTTTTAGTAAGGTACTCGTCACCATTTTTGGTTTTAATTCTCTTCGCAAAGCCTTCATCTATAATATTTTCTACCTGATCTTTAACAAACTCTGTTCCAAAAAGCTTTGCATGCTCTTCCATCTTCGCTGTTAATTCTGGCCCAGTTGTCTTACCAAAAAATCCAGGGTAGTTCTCCATCTCTTCTGTAGTTGCTGCTTGCCCACCTACTTTGCCTTTTTCGATAACTAGTGTTGAAAGCTTAGAACGCGAGCCATAAATTCCTGCAGCTAAACCTCCTGGCCCAGCACCTATAATAGTCATGTCATATACTTTTTCCATGTTTAAACCTCCTTGTTTATTTATTTTAAACACCCCTTAAACATTTCTAAATCAATTAGTTTATAGTCTTCCTCTATTTGGGGAGTTATAAAAACATCTTTTTCAAAATCCTTACTTTTGTTAATAGCCGCCTCCATCACAGATAATGAAAAGTAATCTAAATTTTTATCACTTTGTGTTACAACCACGGTTTTAAATAAGTTTTTATATGGCTTTATGCTGCTGGCTAGTGGGTGATTTACAAGCTTGTACCCCTCATGTATTTTGTCACGGGCTGTAAGCAACACTTCCGGCAGAGAGTCAACAAATTTTAAGTTCACATTTTCTTTATCACATTCTTTGACAAAAAAATCATTCACCTTGCTATTATTTGTTATTATTATCTTTTCCATTTTTTTCTCTCCTAATCAAAATAAGGCAATAGCAAGAATATGCCATTGCCTCTGTCTACTAACCTGAGAGATTTCCCTTGAAAGGGTTGCTCCGTCGGTGTCCGAAGACTTTCCAGAGTGTGGTCACAGCACGGTCCTTTTGGCCTGAGAGGTTATGAGTTTACAGGCTTTTGTAAACCCTTTGCTCCTTCGGCGCCACAAATAAAGTGGTCTCTCCCGCACTGATCATCCCCGATATAAAATTATTGTTTAGTTAGTAAAACTCATCAAATACTACTTGTATATTTACTTGTATTAGTAGTATTCAACGAAAGTGAAAAAAATCCTTTTCACTTTATCAAAATTTGTTTATAAGAGTTATAAATTTTATTTATACCTCTTGTAAACATTGACTTTCCACAGGTTATAGCTTTAATAATTTTTTTTGAGATTTAAGGGTTTATTAGATACCCAGCAGCTACTTATTCTCTTTATGGAGCATCCTCATGCCCAGCAGCACCGCCCACGGTTTTCCTTCTTTGTCCAAGTAAAACTTAATTGGACGCTCTTTTTGTTTTAGCACCAAAGTGTCCTTTGTGCTTGCTCTTAACTCATATATTTTTTCACCTATTTTAGCTATTGGTTTTCCTTCTTTTATTGTAATTGTTAATCCTTGTCCTTCAGCTGATTTATATTTTCCCGTTAAAACCTCTAGCTCTCTAGGAGTGAGGTTATAGTAAGGGTAAGGTTCTTTCCGCTGATTATACTCAAGTGGTAACCCTAGCATTGTGTTTACCACTGCCATCCAAATTTTGCCTGCAGAAACACCACCTACATTCGTAAGTACTGCAATCACAGCTTCTTCTTCAGGGATAAAACCAAAATTAGAGGAAACCCCAGGTTGTCCTCCTCCATGTTCAACCAAGGTCACACCATTATAGTTAATTGTTGATTTTAAGGCGTATCCGTAAAAGCTATCCTTGTCAATTTTATAAACAGGCTGGTACATCTTTGATATGCTTTTTCTATCTATAATAACACTATCCTGAACATAAACTTCTCCATAATTGAGTAAATCATCTATACAGGAGCGAATTCCTCCCCCAACCTCATAGTTGCCTAGCACAGGCCATGATTGTTTTTCTAGCTGTTTTTCCTTGCTGTTATAGTTGTACGGTACCGAAACATTTTCATATTTTTCTACTTCTTCTAGGCTAAAGGTGGAGCGATACATTTTTAAAGGGTCTAAAATAGCTTCGGTTATATGACGACGATATAACTTTCCTGTTACTCGCTCTATTATGGCCCCTAACAATAAAAATGTGTCGTTACAATAACTTAAATAATCACCCGGTCTACCTAAAATTTTGCACTGTTCATTTGCAAGGTATTTTAAGTGCTCTTTTAGCTTATTAAGCTCTTGTCTCCGCTTCATCGGTGGACATCCTGTTGTATGTGATAGCAGGTGATGTATTTTTATGCCACTCATATCCTCAACTCCACATAGTTTAAACTCAGGTAGATACTTAATAACTGGATCATCCACTGACAACTTACCTTCTTGTTGTAGCTGCATAATCGCAAGGGCTGTAAATGACTTTGTAATAGAGGCAATGCCAAAAATGGTTCCGCTGTCCACCGGATCTTTTGTTTGTTTATTGCTAACGCCAAACCCTTTTTTGTAGATGGTTTTGCCATGCTTAGAAACACCTATAGCAACCCCAGCTATGTTTTCCT
This genomic interval from Proteinivorax tanatarense contains the following:
- the trxA gene encoding thioredoxin TrxA → MLEFDKKNFEEEVLNADGYVLVDYWSPKCEPCMELMPQVTELAEKYGEQIKFGKLNIVENRRLAISQKVLGLPTIILYKGGEKVWELSKDFTIEDLEGKIKETL
- the trxB gene encoding thioredoxin-disulfide reductase, translating into MEKVYDMTIIGAGPGGLAAGIYGSRSKLSTLVIEKGKVGGQAATTEEMENYPGFFGKTTGPELTAKMEEHAKLFGTEFVKDQVENIIDEGFAKRIKTKNGDEYLTKTIVISTGAEPRVLGVKGEGALRGKGVSYCATCDADFFEDLDVVVVGNGDSAIEEALFLTKFAAKVTVIVIHDEGVLDATPVIAERAFKNPKIEFVWNSVLEEIKGDGIVEGVSVKNLKTKEISELEANGVFIYVGTVPKTDFLKDVIKLDDRGYIITNEMMETSKDGIYAVGDVRQKFLRQVVTAAADGAIAATSAEKYIAEEEMFKEEVLEADKPVVVYFWSPGNEESLDLMAELEKEIDTDKYKLVKIDTYRNMRISRRYEISEIPSLIIFKDGNPSLTLKDNVTKEKVSESLSKF
- a CDS encoding GrdX family protein — encoded protein: MEKIIITNNSKVNDFFVKECDKENVNLKFVDSLPEVLLTARDKIHEGYKLVNHPLASSIKPYKNLFKTVVVTQSDKNLDYFSLSVMEAAINKSKDFEKDVFITPQIEEDYKLIDLEMFKGCLK
- a CDS encoding serine hydrolase domain-containing protein encodes the protein MDWKSFEKYVKEIMEEENIAGVAIGVSKHGKTIYKKGFGVSNKQTKDPVDSGTIFGIASITKSFTALAIMQLQQEGKLSVDDPVIKYLPEFKLCGVEDMSGIKIHHLLSHTTGCPPMKRRQELNKLKEHLKYLANEQCKILGRPGDYLSYCNDTFLLLGAIIERVTGKLYRRHITEAILDPLKMYRSTFSLEEVEKYENVSVPYNYNSKEKQLEKQSWPVLGNYEVGGGIRSCIDDLLNYGEVYVQDSVIIDRKSISKMYQPVYKIDKDSFYGYALKSTINYNGVTLVEHGGGQPGVSSNFGFIPEEEAVIAVLTNVGGVSAGKIWMAVVNTMLGLPLEYNQRKEPYPYYNLTPRELEVLTGKYKSAEGQGLTITIKEGKPIAKIGEKIYELRASTKDTLVLKQKERPIKFYLDKEGKPWAVLLGMRMLHKENK